A DNA window from Allokutzneria albata contains the following coding sequences:
- a CDS encoding aldose 1-epimerase family protein, giving the protein MGAGQPTGEQFEITNGTARAVLTEVGACLRVFEVAGVPYVSSFAETEAPPLSAGLVLAPWPNRVRDGRWSFYGEPQQLELSESRRNVAIHGLTRTIPWQVVERSTSAITLGVRIEAQAGWPVPMHTTARYALDADGGLTVTHTMLNAGDRKTPFGVGVHPYPCAGRAAAYECTLQLAARTNLPVDQDRLLPNGPVAPLDGGEFDFREPRKLDGMVLDHTYGGCVPDADGIIRHHLVGPDTGVEIWAEPDFGWVQVFSTTGFPGTSSAIAVEPMTCPTDALNSGIDLRELEPGQTWSGSWGLRPMS; this is encoded by the coding sequence ATGGGAGCGGGGCAGCCTACGGGCGAGCAGTTCGAGATCACCAACGGCACGGCGCGCGCCGTCCTCACCGAGGTCGGCGCGTGCCTTCGGGTTTTCGAAGTGGCGGGCGTGCCGTACGTCAGCAGTTTCGCCGAGACCGAAGCGCCACCGCTGTCGGCCGGACTGGTGCTCGCGCCGTGGCCGAACCGGGTCCGGGACGGCCGGTGGAGCTTCTACGGCGAGCCGCAGCAGCTGGAGCTGAGCGAGTCCAGGCGCAACGTCGCCATCCACGGCCTCACCAGGACGATTCCCTGGCAGGTGGTGGAGCGCTCCACCTCGGCGATCACCCTCGGCGTGCGCATCGAGGCCCAGGCGGGCTGGCCGGTGCCTATGCACACCACCGCGCGCTACGCCCTCGATGCCGACGGTGGCCTGACCGTCACGCACACCATGCTCAACGCCGGCGACCGGAAGACCCCGTTCGGCGTCGGTGTGCACCCCTACCCGTGCGCGGGCCGCGCCGCCGCCTACGAGTGCACGCTCCAGCTCGCCGCGCGCACCAACCTGCCGGTCGACCAGGACCGCCTGCTGCCCAACGGCCCCGTCGCCCCGCTCGACGGCGGCGAGTTCGACTTCCGGGAGCCGCGCAAGCTCGACGGGATGGTGCTCGACCACACCTACGGCGGCTGCGTCCCCGATGCGGACGGGATCATCCGGCACCACCTGGTGGGCCCGGACACGGGCGTGGAGATCTGGGCGGAGCCGGACTTCGGCTGGGTCCAGGTGTTCTCCACGACCGGCTTCCCGGGGACCAGCTCGGCGATCGCGGTGGAGCCGATGACCTGTCCGACCGACGCGCTCAACTCCGGCATCGACCTCCGCGAGCTGGAGCCGGGGCAGACCTGGTCCGGCAGCTGGGGACTGCGCCCGATGTCCTAG